In the genome of Streptomyces collinus, one region contains:
- a CDS encoding response regulator transcription factor, with the protein MQPTATVLVYSDDSNTREQVRLATGRRPAPDVPVVEFVECATPAAVLEQLDRGGIDVCVLDGEAVPMGGMGLCRQIKDEVFDCPPVLLLIGRPQDAWLATWSRAESAVTLPVEPVEFAAALASLLRERAALNA; encoded by the coding sequence ATGCAGCCGACCGCCACGGTGCTGGTCTACAGCGACGACTCCAACACCCGCGAGCAGGTGCGGCTCGCCACGGGACGGAGGCCGGCTCCGGACGTTCCCGTGGTGGAGTTCGTGGAGTGCGCGACTCCGGCCGCGGTGCTCGAACAGCTGGACCGGGGTGGGATCGACGTCTGTGTGCTGGACGGCGAGGCCGTGCCGATGGGGGGGATGGGCCTCTGCCGGCAGATCAAGGACGAGGTGTTCGACTGCCCGCCGGTGCTGCTGCTGATCGGGCGGCCCCAGGACGCCTGGCTGGCGACCTGGAGCCGGGCCGAGTCCGCGGTGACCCTGCCGGTGGAGCCGGTGGAGTTCGCTGCCGCGTTGGCTTCACTGCTGCGGGAGAGGGCGGCTTTGAACGCCTAG
- the qcrB gene encoding cytochrome bc1 complex cytochrome b subunit, with the protein MSTAQTRRKAPAGERVADWADGRLGIYSLAKANMRKIFPDHWSFMLGEICLYSFIIIILTGVYLTLFFHPSMNEVEYHGSYVPLQGQLMSEAFASTLDISFDVRGGLLIRQIHHWAAIIFLAGMFVHMMRVFFTGAFRKPREINWMFGFLLFVLGMFTGFTGYSLPDDLLSGTGVRFTQGAILSVPIVGTYISMFLFGGEFPGTDFVARFYSIHILLLPGIMLGLVVGHLILVFYHKHTQFAGPGRTNKNVVGMPLLPVYMAKAGGFFFLVFGVISALAAIATINPIWVLGPYRPDQVSTGAQPDWYMGFAEGLIRAMPGWEINLWGHTLVLGVFIPLVLFGVFLGIIALYPFIESWVTGDKREHHILDRPRNAPTRTGVGVAWVTGYIIMLIGGGNDIVATHFHLSINAVTWFVRIGFFVGPVLAFIVTKRICLGLQRRDKEKVLHGRESGIIKRLPHGEFIEVHEPLSQEQMYTLTAHEQYQPAEIGPTVDENGVERKVKGSEKLRAKLSDAYYGEGAQIPKPTAEEYREITSGHGHH; encoded by the coding sequence ATGAGCACTGCACAGACACGCCGCAAGGCGCCCGCGGGTGAGCGGGTCGCCGACTGGGCCGACGGCCGCCTCGGGATCTACTCCCTGGCCAAGGCCAACATGCGCAAGATCTTCCCGGACCACTGGTCCTTCATGCTGGGTGAGATCTGCCTCTACAGCTTCATCATCATCATCCTCACGGGTGTGTACCTGACGCTGTTCTTCCACCCGTCGATGAACGAGGTGGAGTACCACGGCAGTTACGTCCCGCTCCAGGGGCAGCTGATGTCGGAGGCGTTCGCCTCCACGCTGGACATCAGCTTCGACGTCCGCGGCGGTCTGCTCATCCGGCAGATCCACCACTGGGCGGCGATCATCTTCCTCGCCGGCATGTTCGTGCACATGATGCGCGTCTTCTTCACCGGCGCGTTCCGCAAGCCGCGCGAGATCAACTGGATGTTCGGCTTCCTGCTGTTCGTCCTGGGCATGTTCACCGGCTTCACCGGCTACTCGCTCCCGGACGACCTGCTCTCCGGCACCGGTGTCCGCTTCACGCAGGGCGCGATCCTGTCCGTGCCGATCGTGGGCACGTACATCTCGATGTTCCTGTTCGGCGGGGAGTTCCCGGGCACCGACTTCGTCGCCCGGTTCTACTCGATCCACATCCTGCTGCTGCCGGGCATCATGCTCGGGCTCGTGGTCGGCCACCTGATCCTGGTCTTCTACCACAAGCACACCCAGTTCGCGGGTCCCGGCCGCACCAACAAGAACGTCGTCGGCATGCCGCTGCTGCCGGTCTACATGGCCAAGGCCGGAGGCTTCTTCTTCCTGGTCTTCGGTGTCATCTCGGCCCTCGCCGCGATCGCGACGATCAACCCGATCTGGGTCCTCGGCCCGTACCGGCCCGACCAGGTGTCGACCGGCGCCCAGCCCGACTGGTACATGGGCTTCGCCGAGGGTCTCATCCGTGCGATGCCCGGCTGGGAGATCAACCTCTGGGGCCACACGCTCGTCCTGGGTGTGTTCATCCCGCTGGTGCTGTTCGGCGTGTTCCTCGGGATCATCGCCCTGTACCCGTTCATCGAGTCGTGGGTCACCGGGGACAAGCGCGAGCACCACATCCTGGACCGGCCGCGCAACGCCCCGACCCGCACCGGCGTCGGTGTCGCGTGGGTCACCGGCTACATCATCATGCTGATCGGCGGTGGCAACGACATCGTCGCCACGCACTTCCATCTGTCGATCAACGCGGTGACCTGGTTCGTCCGGATCGGATTCTTCGTCGGACCGGTCCTCGCCTTCATCGTCACCAAGCGCATCTGCCTCGGGCTGCAGCGCCGGGACAAGGAGAAGGTGCTGCACGGCCGCGAGTCGGGCATCATCAAGCGCCTGCCGCACGGTGAGTTCATCGAGGTGCACGAGCCGCTCAGCCAGGAGCAGATGTACACGCTCACGGCGCACGAGCAGTACCAGCCGGCCGAGATCGGCCCGACGGTCGACGAGAACGGTGTCGAGCGCAAGGTGAAGGGTTCCGAGAAGCTGCGCGCCAAGCTCAGCGACGCCTACTACGGCGAGGGCGCCCAGATCCCGAAGCCCACCGCCGAGGAGTACCGGGAGATCACGAGCGGCCACGGCCACCACTGA
- the qcrA gene encoding cytochrome bc1 complex Rieske iron-sulfur subunit — translation MSSQDIPEENLPAAQSAGHDEHGHGAVSVADDKHPFADPGLPPHEHRIQDVDERAAKRSERSVALMFTMSMLATVAFIASFVAIPVDKSVFIWPLGHISALNFALGMTLGIALFCIGAGAVHWARTLMSDVEVADERHPIEATPEVREKVFADFNQGAKESALGRRKLIRNTMLGALTLVPLSGVVLLRDLGPLPGTKLRHTLWSKGKLLVNMNTNEPLRPSDVAVGSLTFAKPEGLEEHDHDFQNEIAKAALMIVRIQPEDIKDKRELEWSHEGIVAYSKICTHVGCPISLYEQQTHHVLCPCHQSTFDLSDGARVIFGPAGHALPQLRIGVNDEGYLEARGDFDEPVGPAFWERG, via the coding sequence ATGAGTAGCCAAGACATTCCAGAAGAGAACCTGCCTGCCGCGCAGTCCGCAGGACATGACGAGCACGGGCACGGCGCGGTGAGCGTCGCGGACGACAAGCACCCGTTCGCCGACCCGGGCCTGCCGCCCCACGAGCACCGGATCCAGGACGTCGACGAGCGGGCCGCCAAGCGCTCGGAGCGCTCGGTCGCCCTGATGTTCACGATGTCGATGCTGGCCACGGTCGCCTTCATCGCCTCGTTCGTGGCGATCCCGGTCGACAAGTCGGTCTTCATCTGGCCGCTCGGTCACATCAGCGCCCTGAACTTCGCGCTGGGCATGACGCTCGGCATCGCGCTGTTCTGCATCGGCGCGGGCGCCGTCCACTGGGCACGCACCCTGATGTCGGACGTGGAGGTCGCCGACGAGCGGCACCCGATCGAGGCGACGCCCGAGGTCCGCGAGAAGGTCTTCGCGGACTTCAATCAGGGCGCCAAGGAATCCGCGCTCGGCCGCCGCAAGCTGATCCGCAACACGATGCTCGGCGCGCTCACGCTGGTGCCGCTCTCCGGCGTCGTGCTGCTGCGCGACCTCGGCCCGCTGCCCGGCACGAAGCTCCGCCACACGCTGTGGTCCAAGGGCAAGCTGCTCGTCAACATGAACACGAACGAGCCGCTGCGTCCGTCCGATGTCGCGGTCGGTTCGCTGACCTTCGCCAAGCCCGAGGGCCTGGAGGAGCACGACCACGACTTCCAGAACGAGATCGCCAAGGCCGCCCTGATGATCGTCCGGATCCAGCCGGAGGACATCAAGGACAAGCGCGAGCTCGAGTGGTCGCACGAGGGCATCGTCGCGTACTCGAAGATCTGCACCCACGTCGGTTGCCCGATCTCCCTGTACGAGCAGCAGACGCACCACGTGCTCTGCCCCTGCCACCAGTCCACCTTCGACCTCTCCGACGGTGCCCGAGTGATCTTCGGTCCCGCCGGTCACGCCCTGCCGCAGCTCCGCATCGGCGTGAACGACGAGGGCTACCTCGAGGCGCGCGGCGACTTCGACGAGCCCGTCGGCCCTGCATTCTGGGAGCGCGGATGA
- a CDS encoding cytochrome c oxidase subunit 4 codes for MKIQGKMFMWLSVFVLVMAVVYGVWSKEPAGTTALFLAFGLCIMIGFYLGFTAKRVDVGAQDNKEADVADDAGEVGFFSPHSWQPLSLAIGGALAFLSIAIGWWLMYFSLPIILIGVWGWVFEYYRGENRTQ; via the coding sequence GTGAAGATCCAGGGCAAGATGTTCATGTGGCTGAGCGTCTTCGTGCTCGTCATGGCGGTCGTCTATGGCGTGTGGTCGAAGGAGCCGGCCGGCACCACGGCCCTCTTCCTGGCCTTCGGCCTGTGCATCATGATCGGCTTCTACCTCGGCTTCACGGCCAAGCGGGTCGACGTGGGCGCACAGGACAACAAGGAGGCGGACGTCGCGGACGACGCCGGCGAGGTCGGGTTCTTCAGCCCGCACAGCTGGCAGCCGCTCTCCCTGGCCATCGGTGGCGCCCTCGCCTTCCTGTCGATCGCGATCGGCTGGTGGCTGATGTACTTCTCGCTGCCGATCATCCTGATCGGCGTCTGGGGCTGGGTGTTCGAGTACTACCGCGGTGAGAACCGCACCCAGTAA
- a CDS encoding L,D-transpeptidase — protein MSHTAISRPRTVVGCTLLVIALCAGVSACGSDGNPLAARPYDAADQVSFNGPSEGRKKADPDKPLEVVEDSDGRITDVTAHDASGRYVAGELAADGSRWHSTSPLAANASYTVRVSTEDEDGAPGRKVVTFDTGKPTTKKSLNVTFGPKAGTYGVGQPVTAELSQPVKDKAQRAVVERALKVSSAPSTDGAWHWVDDKKLHYRPKDYWPAQATVQVRSNLEGIKIGDRMWGGKAKPLTFTTADKLIAVTDAAAHQMTVYKNDEVVRQIPVTTGMPGYDTRNGVKVVLAKEGTVRMTSASIGASDFYDLMVHHSVRVTNSGEYVHAAPWSVGSQGYANVSHGCTGMSTENAAWFYDTVREGDIVKVVNSGGDMMAPFGNGFGDWNLDWAKWRTGSALVGGTPDGPAEADRARLRPQSV, from the coding sequence ATGAGCCACACAGCGATATCCCGCCCCCGCACCGTCGTCGGCTGCACACTGCTGGTGATCGCCCTCTGCGCGGGCGTCAGCGCCTGCGGCTCCGACGGCAACCCCCTGGCCGCCCGCCCCTACGACGCGGCGGACCAGGTCTCCTTCAACGGCCCCTCGGAAGGCCGTAAGAAGGCCGACCCGGACAAGCCCCTGGAAGTCGTCGAGGACTCCGACGGGCGCATCACGGACGTCACCGCCCACGACGCCTCAGGACGCTACGTGGCGGGCGAACTCGCCGCCGACGGCAGCCGTTGGCACAGCACCTCCCCGCTCGCCGCGAACGCCAGCTACACGGTCCGCGTGAGCACCGAGGACGAGGACGGGGCGCCCGGCCGCAAGGTCGTCACCTTCGACACCGGCAAGCCCACCACCAAGAAGAGCCTGAACGTGACCTTCGGACCCAAGGCGGGCACCTACGGCGTCGGCCAGCCCGTCACGGCGGAGCTGAGCCAGCCCGTCAAGGACAAGGCCCAGCGGGCCGTCGTGGAACGCGCCCTCAAGGTCTCCTCGGCGCCCTCCACGGACGGCGCCTGGCACTGGGTGGACGACAAGAAGCTCCACTACCGCCCGAAGGACTACTGGCCCGCCCAGGCCACCGTCCAGGTCCGCAGCAACCTGGAGGGCATCAAGATCGGCGACCGGATGTGGGGCGGCAAGGCCAAGCCGCTGACCTTCACCACCGCGGACAAGCTCATAGCCGTCACGGACGCCGCCGCCCACCAGATGACCGTCTACAAGAACGACGAGGTCGTCCGGCAGATACCGGTCACCACGGGCATGCCCGGCTACGACACCCGCAACGGCGTCAAGGTCGTCCTGGCCAAGGAGGGCACCGTCCGCATGACCAGCGCCAGCATCGGCGCCTCGGACTTCTACGACCTCATGGTGCACCACTCGGTCCGGGTCACCAACAGCGGCGAGTACGTCCACGCCGCCCCCTGGTCCGTCGGCTCCCAGGGCTACGCCAACGTCAGCCACGGTTGCACCGGCATGAGCACCGAGAACGCCGCCTGGTTCTACGACACCGTCCGCGAGGGCGACATCGTCAAGGTCGTGAACTCCGGCGGCGACATGATGGCCCCCTTCGGCAACGGCTTCGGCGACTGGAACCTCGACTGGGCGAAGTGGCGCACCGGCAGCGCGCTGGTCGGCGGCACCCCGGACGGCCCCGCAGAGGCCGACAGGGCCCGTCTACGCCCTCAGAGCGTCTGA
- the qcrC gene encoding cytochrome bc1 complex diheme cytochrome c subunit gives MKKLSARRRHPLAALVVLLLALACTGGLYAVFAPADKAQADETAQSLTIEEGKKLYAVGCASCHGTGGQGTSDGPSLVGVGAAAVDFQVATGRMPAATSQGPQVPEKKNIYSQAEIDQLAAYIASLGAGPSVPTEEQYGPEGADIAKGGELFRTNCAQCHNFTGKGGALTHGKYAPTLEGVSPKHIYEAMQTGPQNMPSFPDTTLSEKNKKDIIAYLDAVNSEKTESPGGLELGGLGPVSEGLFGWIFGLGGLIAVAVWVAARTAKAKKS, from the coding sequence GTGAAAAAGCTCTCCGCACGACGACGCCACCCGTTGGCGGCGCTCGTCGTCCTACTCCTCGCGCTGGCATGCACCGGGGGGCTGTACGCCGTGTTCGCACCCGCGGACAAGGCACAGGCCGACGAAACCGCCCAGTCCCTCACCATCGAGGAGGGCAAGAAGCTCTACGCCGTCGGCTGCGCCAGTTGCCACGGCACCGGCGGTCAGGGCACCTCCGACGGGCCGAGCCTGGTGGGTGTGGGCGCCGCGGCCGTCGACTTCCAGGTGGCCACGGGCCGTATGCCGGCCGCCACCTCCCAGGGTCCCCAGGTCCCGGAGAAGAAGAACATCTACTCGCAGGCCGAGATCGACCAGCTCGCGGCGTACATCGCCTCGCTGGGCGCCGGCCCGTCGGTCCCGACGGAGGAGCAGTACGGCCCCGAGGGTGCCGACATCGCCAAGGGCGGTGAGCTGTTCCGCACCAACTGCGCGCAGTGCCACAACTTCACCGGCAAGGGCGGCGCGCTGACGCACGGCAAGTACGCGCCGACCCTCGAGGGCGTCTCCCCGAAGCACATCTACGAGGCCATGCAGACCGGCCCGCAGAACATGCCGTCCTTCCCCGACACCACGCTGTCGGAGAAGAACAAGAAGGACATCATCGCGTACCTCGACGCGGTCAACAGCGAAAAGACCGAGAGCCCCGGCGGCCTCGAACTGGGTGGCCTCGGGCCGGTCAGCGAGGGCCTGTTCGGCTGGATCTTCGGTCTCGGCGGTCTGATCGCCGTCGCCGTGTGGGTCGCCGCCCGGACCGCAAAGGCCAAGAAGTCATGA
- the ctaE gene encoding aa3-type cytochrome oxidase subunit III produces the protein MSVVATATTVETGHAHPSVNRPNLTSVGTIIWLSSELMFFAALFAMYFTLRSVTGPDHWKEMAAHLNFPFSATNTTILVLSSLTCQLGVFAAERGDVKKLRMWFIVTFVMGAIFIGGQVFEYTELVKDAGLSLSSDPYGSVFYLTTGFHGLHVTGGLIAFLLVLGRTYAASRFTHEQATAAIVVSYYWHFVDVVWIGLFATIYMIK, from the coding sequence ATGTCGGTCGTGGCGACAGCAACGACAGTAGAAACCGGGCACGCGCACCCGTCGGTCAACCGGCCGAACCTCACCAGCGTCGGAACCATCATCTGGCTGAGTTCCGAGCTGATGTTCTTCGCGGCCCTCTTCGCGATGTACTTCACCCTGCGATCGGTGACGGGTCCCGATCACTGGAAGGAGATGGCTGCCCATCTCAACTTCCCGTTCTCGGCGACGAACACCACCATCCTGGTGCTCTCCTCGCTCACCTGCCAGCTCGGCGTCTTCGCCGCCGAGCGCGGTGACGTGAAGAAGCTCCGGATGTGGTTCATCGTCACGTTCGTGATGGGTGCGATCTTCATCGGCGGTCAGGTCTTCGAGTACACGGAGCTGGTCAAGGACGCGGGCCTGTCCCTGTCCTCCGACCCGTACGGCTCGGTGTTCTACCTGACCACCGGCTTCCACGGCCTGCATGTGACGGGCGGTCTCATCGCCTTCCTGCTGGTCCTGGGCCGGACCTACGCGGCCAGTAGGTTCACCCACGAGCAGGCGACGGCCGCGATCGTCGTGTCCTACTACTGGCACTTCGTCGATGTCGTCTGGATCGGTCTCTTCGCCACGATCTACATGATCAAGTAG